The following DNA comes from Serpentinimonas raichei.
CTACTGCGCCGGCCCCAACCACGTGCTGCCCACGGCCGGCACGGCGCGCTTTTCCAGCCCGCTCGGGGTCTATGATTTTCAAAAACGCAGCAGCCTGATCGAGGTCAGCGCCGCCGGCGCGCAGACGCTGGGCCGCATCGCCAGCGTGCTGGCGCATGGCGAAGGCCTGCAGGCGCACGCGCTTGCAGCCGAGATGCGGATGCATCCGTCCACCAGTGGCTAAGGCGCCCAAGGGGCACCAGTCAAGCCGGCCAGCGCTGGTCGGCCCGGGTGCTTTGGGCCTCAAATGGCGCTGTGCTCGGCGCGCCACTGCGCCACCACCGCCTCGAGCTCGCAGGCGCGGCGCAAGGCGGTCACGCCCGCTGGCAAACGTGACGAGCGCAGCACCGGGGCGTTGCCGCCCACCCACAACGCCACCGTGCTGGGCAACTGCGCGCGCAACTGGCGCAAGGCGGGCAGCACCTCATTGGGCGGATGGTGCGAGCTAAAGCTCAAGGCCACGGCGTCGATCTGCAGCTGCTGTGCCGCCGCCAGCACCTCGAGCACCGGGGTATTGGGGCCCAGCGGTAAGCGCTGGCAGTGTTGCAGCGCCAGGAAACACTCGGCCATCAGCAACCCCAAGGCGTGGTGCTCGTTGGGCAAGGTGGTGAGCAACACCCGGGGCGGGGTGCCGCTGTGGCCTTGCTGATCGAGCTGCACCAGCGCCTGGCGCAGCACCGATTGCACGATCTCGCTGTGCAGGTGCTCTTGAAACACCGAAATGCGTTCGTCCAGCCACGCCTGCCCCACGGCCACGCTCAAGGGCACGATGAAATCTTCGATCGTCGACCCCAGCCCGTGGCGCAGCAGCTGCTCGTGCAGCCGCAGGCGCAGGGTCTCGGTTTGGTTGGCTTGCAGCGCGCTGAGCCACTGCTGGCACAGCACGGGCTCCAGCGCAGGGTGGGGTGAAGGGGGCTGGCCGGCGTGCTGCGCCTGCAACCGCTCCTGCAGGCGGGCTTGCAGCTCGGGCTCGGGCAGGGGCACCACCTGGTGCGGTCGCTGCCCGGCATCCAGCAGGCGCTTGATCAGGCGCAGGCGCTGCAGCTGGGCTTCGTCGTAGCGGCGTACGCCATTGGCGTCGCGGCTGGGGGTGGGAAAGCCGTAGCGGCGCTCCCAAACGCGCAGCGTGTCTTTGCCCAAGCCAGTCTCGCGCTCCATGTCTGCAATAGACAAAACGACCGAGGCAGGGGAGGGAGCAAGGCGTTTGAGCATCGATTGCGATCATGCCACAAAAGCCCGATGGATTGTGTTTCGTGGGCCAATCTATGCCAACTTTCTCTTTATTGTGTGCAGGTTATGTTTGTGCGCGGTGCTCGATCGAGGCTGCATCGGGGGTGTGACGCGGGCTTTGTCGGGCATTTTGTGGCCCTCGGTTGCAGACCAATCTTTTTTCGCGCATACTACGTTTGTCTAAGACAAAACAGAACCTGCTATGCCCTCTACCGACCAAACCAGCCATCAGCCCGCGCCTGCTGCCACTGCCTTGCGCGTGGCCGTGGTGGGTTCGGGCATCGCCGGGCTGGCGGCTGCCTATGCGCTGCGCACGCACGCCCACGTGACCCTGTTCGAGGCCGGGCCCTATTTTGGCGGCCACACCCACACCGTGGACGTGACCCTGCCCGGCCCCGATGGCGCCGCCTGCACGCATGGCGTCGATACCGGTTTTCTGGTCTACAACGAGCGCACCTACCCGCGCCTGATTGCCCTGCTGGCCGAGCTCGGGGTGCCGTCGGCGGCTTCGGATATGTCGTTTTCGGTGCAGGTGCCGCAGGGCGCGCGCTGGCTGGAGTGGAGCGGCACCGATTTGGGCACCGTGTTTGCGCAGCGGCGCAACCTGCTCGACCTTAGCTTTTGGGGCATGTTGCGCGACCTGCTGCGCTTCAACGCCCTGTGCACGCGGTTGGCGCAAAGCGGCGACCAAGCCGAGGCCATGCAGCAGTCCTTGCAGGATTTTTTGCAGCAGCACCGCTTTGGCGCCGCCTTTCGCGACTGGTACCTGCTGCCCATGCTGGGCTGTATCTGGAGCTGCCCCACCGACCAGATGCTGCAATTTCCCGTGGCCACCATGGTGCGCTTTTGCCACAACCACGGGCTGATTCAAATCCGCAACCGGCCGCAGTGGTTTACCGTGCGCGGCGGCGCGCGCCAGTATGTGCAAAAAATCGTCGCCAGCCTGCCCGATGCGCGCCTCAACGCCCCCGTGAAGCGCATCGAGCGCGACGAGCACGGCGCCTGGCTGCACAGCCCGGCCGGGGTCGAGCGCTTTGACCGCGTGGTGGTGGCCACCCACACCGACCAAGCGCTGGCGCTGCTCGATCAGCCCAGCGCCGCCGAACAAGCCGTGCTGGGCGCCATCCGCTACCAGCACAACCGCGCCGTGCTGCACACCGACACGGCGGTGCTGCCGCAGCAGCGCAGCGCCTGGGCAGCGTGGAACTACGAGCGCGCCGCCGACGCTGGCAGTGAAGCGGCCCGTGTTTGCTTGCACTACCTCATCAACCGCTTGCAGCCGCTGCCCTTTGCGCAGCCGGTGCTGGTGTCGCTCAACCCGGTGCGCGCCATCGATCCGGCCAAAGTCATCCGGCAGATCGACTACGCGCACCCGGTGTTTGACCAAGCCGCCATCGCCGCCCAGCGCCGCTTGGCCGACCTGCAGGGGCAGCAGCACACCTGGTTTTGTGGCGCTTGGGCCGGATACGGTTTTCACGAAGACGGGCTCAAATCCGGCCAAGCGGCGGCCCAAGCCCTGCTGCGCGCCGCCGCTTTTGTGCAAGGCGTGCCGCGGTCGGCGCAGCCGCGTGCTCCGGCGCAACCCAGCCCCGTGCTGCACGAGGTGCCGGCGTGAGCGCGGCGCCACAAGCCTACGTCGGCTTTGGC
Coding sequences within:
- a CDS encoding MerR family transcriptional regulator, which produces MLKRLAPSPASVVLSIADMERETGLGKDTLRVWERRYGFPTPSRDANGVRRYDEAQLQRLRLIKRLLDAGQRPHQVVPLPEPELQARLQERLQAQHAGQPPSPHPALEPVLCQQWLSALQANQTETLRLRLHEQLLRHGLGSTIEDFIVPLSVAVGQAWLDERISVFQEHLHSEIVQSVLRQALVQLDQQGHSGTPPRVLLTTLPNEHHALGLLMAECFLALQHCQRLPLGPNTPVLEVLAAAQQLQIDAVALSFSSHHPPNEVLPALRQLRAQLPSTVALWVGGNAPVLRSSRLPAGVTALRRACELEAVVAQWRAEHSAI
- a CDS encoding NAD(P)/FAD-dependent oxidoreductase produces the protein MRVAVVGSGIAGLAAAYALRTHAHVTLFEAGPYFGGHTHTVDVTLPGPDGAACTHGVDTGFLVYNERTYPRLIALLAELGVPSAASDMSFSVQVPQGARWLEWSGTDLGTVFAQRRNLLDLSFWGMLRDLLRFNALCTRLAQSGDQAEAMQQSLQDFLQQHRFGAAFRDWYLLPMLGCIWSCPTDQMLQFPVATMVRFCHNHGLIQIRNRPQWFTVRGGARQYVQKIVASLPDARLNAPVKRIERDEHGAWLHSPAGVERFDRVVVATHTDQALALLDQPSAAEQAVLGAIRYQHNRAVLHTDTAVLPQQRSAWAAWNYERAADAGSEAARVCLHYLINRLQPLPFAQPVLVSLNPVRAIDPAKVIRQIDYAHPVFDQAAIAAQRRLADLQGQQHTWFCGAWAGYGFHEDGLKSGQAAAQALLRAAAFVQGVPRSAQPRAPAQPSPVLHEVPA